From Peromyscus maniculatus bairdii isolate BWxNUB_F1_BW_parent chromosome 8, HU_Pman_BW_mat_3.1, whole genome shotgun sequence, a single genomic window includes:
- the Wnt3 gene encoding proto-oncogene Wnt-3 isoform X3 has translation MPSVAEGVKLGIQECQHQFRGRRWNCTTIDDSLAIFGPVLDKATRESAFVHAIASAGVAFAVTRSCAEGTSTICGCDSHHKGPPGEGWKWGGCSEDADFGVLVSREFADARENRPDARSAMNKHNNEAGRTTILDHMHLKCKCHGLSGSCEVKTCWWAQPDFRAIGDFLKDKYDSASEMVVEKHRESRGWVETLRAKYALFKPPTERDLVYYENSPNFCEPNPETGSFGTRDRTCNVTSHGIDGCDLLCCGRGHNTRTEKRKEKCHCVFHWCCYVSCQECIRIYDVHTCK, from the exons ATGCCCAGTGTAGCGGAAGGTGTGAAGCTGGGCATCCAGGAGTGCCAGCATCAGTTCCGGGGCCGACGATGGAACTGCACCACCATAGATGACAGCTTGGCCATCTTCGGGCCTGTCCTGGACAAAG CCACTCGCGAATCAGCCTTCGTGCATGCCATCGCCTCGGCTGGTGTAGCCTTCGCGGTCACGCGCTCCTGCGCCGAGGGTACCTCCACCATCTGCGGCTGCGACTCGCATCATAAGGGGCCACCTGGAGAAGGCTGGAAGTGGGGCGGCTGCAGCGAGGACGCCGACTTCGGGGTGCTTGTGTCGCGGGAGTTCGCAGATGCACGGGAAAACAGACCGGATGCCCGCTCGGCAATGAACAAGCATAATAACGAGGCAGGCCGCACA ACCATCCTGGACCACATGCACCTGAAGTGCAAATGCCACGGGCTGTCGGGCAGCTGTGAGGTGAAGACCTGCTGGTGGGCCCAGCCCGACTTCCGCGCCATTGGCGACTTCCTCAAGGACAAGTACGACAGCGCCTCAGAGATGGTGGTGGAGAAGCACCGGGAGTCCCGAGGCTGGGTGGAGACCCTGCGAGCCAAGTACGCACTCTTCAAGCCACCCACCGAGAGGGACCTAGTCTACTATGAGAACTCCCCCAACTTCTGTGAGCCCAACCCTGAGACGGGCTCCTTTGGCACCAGGGACAGGACTTGTAATGTCACCTCCCATGGCATCGATGGCTGCGATCTTCTGTGCTGTGGCCGCGGCCACAACACGAGGACGGAGAAGCGGAAGGAGAAATGCCATTGCGTCTTCCACTGGTGCTGCTACGTCAGCTGCCAAGAGTGCATCCGCATCTATGATGTGCACACCTGCAAGTAG
- the Wnt3 gene encoding proto-oncogene Wnt-3 isoform X2 has translation MTAGLGRSLALGQQYTSLGSQPLLCGSIPGLVPKQLRFCRNYIEIMPSVAEGVKLGIQECQHQFRGRRWNCTTIDDSLAIFGPVLDKATRESAFVHAIASAGVAFAVTRSCAEGTSTICGCDSHHKGPPGEGWKWGGCSEDADFGVLVSREFADARENRPDARSAMNKHNNEAGRTTILDHMHLKCKCHGLSGSCEVKTCWWAQPDFRAIGDFLKDKYDSASEMVVEKHRESRGWVETLRAKYALFKPPTERDLVYYENSPNFCEPNPETGSFGTRDRTCNVTSHGIDGCDLLCCGRGHNTRTEKRKEKCHCVFHWCCYVSCQECIRIYDVHTCK, from the exons GTCCCTGGCCCTGGGCCAGCAGTACACATCTCTGGGCTCCCAGCCTCTGCTCTGCGGCTCCATCCCAGGCCTGGTCCCCAAGCAGCTGCGCTTCTGCCGCAATTACATCGAGATCATGCCCAGTGTAGCGGAAGGTGTGAAGCTGGGCATCCAGGAGTGCCAGCATCAGTTCCGGGGCCGACGATGGAACTGCACCACCATAGATGACAGCTTGGCCATCTTCGGGCCTGTCCTGGACAAAG CCACTCGCGAATCAGCCTTCGTGCATGCCATCGCCTCGGCTGGTGTAGCCTTCGCGGTCACGCGCTCCTGCGCCGAGGGTACCTCCACCATCTGCGGCTGCGACTCGCATCATAAGGGGCCACCTGGAGAAGGCTGGAAGTGGGGCGGCTGCAGCGAGGACGCCGACTTCGGGGTGCTTGTGTCGCGGGAGTTCGCAGATGCACGGGAAAACAGACCGGATGCCCGCTCGGCAATGAACAAGCATAATAACGAGGCAGGCCGCACA ACCATCCTGGACCACATGCACCTGAAGTGCAAATGCCACGGGCTGTCGGGCAGCTGTGAGGTGAAGACCTGCTGGTGGGCCCAGCCCGACTTCCGCGCCATTGGCGACTTCCTCAAGGACAAGTACGACAGCGCCTCAGAGATGGTGGTGGAGAAGCACCGGGAGTCCCGAGGCTGGGTGGAGACCCTGCGAGCCAAGTACGCACTCTTCAAGCCACCCACCGAGAGGGACCTAGTCTACTATGAGAACTCCCCCAACTTCTGTGAGCCCAACCCTGAGACGGGCTCCTTTGGCACCAGGGACAGGACTTGTAATGTCACCTCCCATGGCATCGATGGCTGCGATCTTCTGTGCTGTGGCCGCGGCCACAACACGAGGACGGAGAAGCGGAAGGAGAAATGCCATTGCGTCTTCCACTGGTGCTGCTACGTCAGCTGCCAAGAGTGCATCCGCATCTATGATGTGCACACCTGCAAGTAG
- the Wnt3 gene encoding proto-oncogene Wnt-3 isoform X1, translating into MEPHLLGLLLGLLLSGTRVLAGYPIWWSLALGQQYTSLGSQPLLCGSIPGLVPKQLRFCRNYIEIMPSVAEGVKLGIQECQHQFRGRRWNCTTIDDSLAIFGPVLDKATRESAFVHAIASAGVAFAVTRSCAEGTSTICGCDSHHKGPPGEGWKWGGCSEDADFGVLVSREFADARENRPDARSAMNKHNNEAGRTTILDHMHLKCKCHGLSGSCEVKTCWWAQPDFRAIGDFLKDKYDSASEMVVEKHRESRGWVETLRAKYALFKPPTERDLVYYENSPNFCEPNPETGSFGTRDRTCNVTSHGIDGCDLLCCGRGHNTRTEKRKEKCHCVFHWCCYVSCQECIRIYDVHTCK; encoded by the exons GTCCCTGGCCCTGGGCCAGCAGTACACATCTCTGGGCTCCCAGCCTCTGCTCTGCGGCTCCATCCCAGGCCTGGTCCCCAAGCAGCTGCGCTTCTGCCGCAATTACATCGAGATCATGCCCAGTGTAGCGGAAGGTGTGAAGCTGGGCATCCAGGAGTGCCAGCATCAGTTCCGGGGCCGACGATGGAACTGCACCACCATAGATGACAGCTTGGCCATCTTCGGGCCTGTCCTGGACAAAG CCACTCGCGAATCAGCCTTCGTGCATGCCATCGCCTCGGCTGGTGTAGCCTTCGCGGTCACGCGCTCCTGCGCCGAGGGTACCTCCACCATCTGCGGCTGCGACTCGCATCATAAGGGGCCACCTGGAGAAGGCTGGAAGTGGGGCGGCTGCAGCGAGGACGCCGACTTCGGGGTGCTTGTGTCGCGGGAGTTCGCAGATGCACGGGAAAACAGACCGGATGCCCGCTCGGCAATGAACAAGCATAATAACGAGGCAGGCCGCACA ACCATCCTGGACCACATGCACCTGAAGTGCAAATGCCACGGGCTGTCGGGCAGCTGTGAGGTGAAGACCTGCTGGTGGGCCCAGCCCGACTTCCGCGCCATTGGCGACTTCCTCAAGGACAAGTACGACAGCGCCTCAGAGATGGTGGTGGAGAAGCACCGGGAGTCCCGAGGCTGGGTGGAGACCCTGCGAGCCAAGTACGCACTCTTCAAGCCACCCACCGAGAGGGACCTAGTCTACTATGAGAACTCCCCCAACTTCTGTGAGCCCAACCCTGAGACGGGCTCCTTTGGCACCAGGGACAGGACTTGTAATGTCACCTCCCATGGCATCGATGGCTGCGATCTTCTGTGCTGTGGCCGCGGCCACAACACGAGGACGGAGAAGCGGAAGGAGAAATGCCATTGCGTCTTCCACTGGTGCTGCTACGTCAGCTGCCAAGAGTGCATCCGCATCTATGATGTGCACACCTGCAAGTAG